The bacterium genome contains a region encoding:
- a CDS encoding Farnesyl diphosphate synthase produces the protein MTLPPGTDLLLVLKEAQQAVHQTLDSLLELHPSRAPRIHEAMRHVVLSGGKRLRPMLCLFAGEALGADRTALLPTAAALELAHVFTLVHDDLPCMDNAALRRGVPTIHTMPEYGEAIAVLAGDALLNLAFQVIATDAPRHFPADRVVQGIRLLGEGLGLDGVVGGQVWDIEETGTDAARLEQTHLMKTAAFFEAALGIGATLAGGSEEQLAMLRTYARELGLAFQIKDDLLDATASSAETGKDARDAAQGRTTYVTRYGIEGAMERMSVHADRAREALATYPQGALLQALAGYVIERGS, from the coding sequence ATGACTCTCCCGCCAGGGACCGACCTCCTGCTTGTCCTTAAAGAGGCACAACAGGCTGTCCACCAGACCCTCGACTCCCTGCTGGAGTTGCACCCCTCGCGGGCCCCGCGCATCCACGAAGCCATGCGCCATGTGGTCCTCAGCGGTGGCAAACGCCTGCGCCCCATGCTCTGTCTCTTTGCCGGCGAGGCCCTCGGGGCGGACCGCACCGCTCTCCTTCCTACCGCTGCCGCCCTCGAACTCGCCCATGTCTTTACACTGGTCCATGATGACCTCCCCTGCATGGACAATGCCGCGCTGCGTCGCGGGGTCCCCACGATCCACACCATGCCGGAGTACGGCGAAGCCATTGCGGTCCTGGCGGGGGATGCCCTGCTAAATCTCGCCTTCCAGGTAATCGCCACCGATGCCCCGCGGCATTTCCCGGCTGACCGGGTGGTGCAGGGGATTCGTCTGCTCGGCGAGGGACTCGGACTCGATGGCGTGGTCGGGGGGCAGGTCTGGGACATCGAGGAGACCGGCACCGATGCGGCCCGCCTCGAACAGACCCACCTGATGAAAACCGCCGCCTTCTTTGAGGCAGCCCTCGGCATCGGTGCCACTCTGGCCGGCGGCTCAGAGGAACAGCTGGCGATGCTCCGGACCTATGCCCGGGAACTGGGGCTGGCGTTTCAGATCAAGGACGACCTCCTCGATGCCACCGCGAGCAGCGCGGAGACCGGGAAAGATGCCCGGGATGCCGCCCAGGGCCGGACAACCTATGTCACGCGCTATGGCATCGAGGGGGCCATGGAGCGGATGTCGGTCCACGCCGACCGGGCACGCGAGGCCCTCGCGACCTACCCCCAGGGGGCGTTGCTGCAGGCGCTGGCTGGCTATGTCATCGAACGTGGCAGTTGA